Below is a window of Macadamia integrifolia cultivar HAES 741 chromosome 8, SCU_Mint_v3, whole genome shotgun sequence DNA.
CTTCTGAGATGTACCAAGGGACCTTGATGCTGATGAAGGCCAAGGAAAATGTGACGGAGTGGGGAATCAATGAATAATAGGTGTGCATAACTTACCTCAAATAGAGGAATTATTTAACCCTCaattctttaaaagaaaaaaattactacATTGGTGAGCTTTTCCAAGAAAAACAACTTCACTTACAAGCAAAGGCATTAAAAAACATTCAGAAAATGCATCTACTTATAACTAAAGGCACATTTGGATCCAATTCTATCTCACAATTCTCCCAATTCTGGGAAGCTCTTAGAATTGAAGGACTGCGTTTTGGATGCATTATTTGCATCTCCTACTCTTTTCCTCTCCTTTCGTTGATGACAAATCCCCTTcctccattttctcttcttttctatgTTTAAActgcaaatgataagaatgcCCCTGCTAAAGGGCATGCAATGCACTCTCCAGAACTACTCTCTTGTTTGCCTTAGAATTGGAGATTTGAGCTCAAGACCAGTTCTCTATTCTAGCCTAAGTTCTAAGAATTGGCTCCAACCCCAGAATTGGAGCCAAACATGTACGTCACAACGCCAATATTAATTCTCAGCCAGAATTGAAACCAATTATGCCCTCGAACACCATGCATATATAAGTCCAGTACCTGACGTAAATGAGTGACGAAAGTTGGCTATGTTTTTGGGTTGACCAAGAAAACCTGGCGCGTTAGGAAATCCATAGTTGAGTCATGTTCCTTTCTTGTATGCCATTGCTTGGTTGTGGGTCGGGGAAGAATGCAGCCTAGACTGTTTGTTTATTTTCCTCTTAACTACATAATTAAATAAACTAAACAGTCCTAGTTCTCATGTCTTGAAAGTTCTGGGGGAACTTTTCACAAAGATCTGTAggtttttttactttatttttataattttattttccagGATACCATTGCAAGCATTCATTTCATCAGCCAGAAAAGGCCATAACTAAATAAGAACGAGCCTCAAAGATTCTAGCTGTCAATTCTATGAGATCTaacccaccccctccccccccccccccaaaaaaaagaaaaaaaaattaaataaaataagaagggcTATGTTATTAAATCAGGAAGGTGTGAAACCCTGTTCAGACAATAACAGTTAACACTACAAAGAAACAATTTTGAGGTCTCATCTTCCAATAGCAAGAAACATGAATCAATTGCATTGCTTCAAATATTAATTTTCATCATGATGAATTCTCTAAACTGAAATAGATAGTTTATTATGAGATCTGAAACCGTACAATGGCATAAACTGTACTCCATTTAAGTCTCACATTCTCAAAATTCCTAAAATTGAGTACAACCTATCAAACTAACCTCACTTCCAAAATTATGCATTTTCATCAACATGATATAGtaacgacaacaacaacaacaaactcagccttatcctaacttattggagtcagctacatggatccatgcaaaataAAGTAAGGAAAACTGAGGTCCAAACAGCATCATAggggaaatgaagaaatgagagACGAGAAATAAAAGtcagaggaaagaggcacaaccccCCAAGTCAGGAGAATCTTAGCTAGATGGGGTCGGGTACATGGATTCTTGCCCTCCAATTGGCTCTACCAAGGTCATATTTGGGACAAGACATAGAATATggatgtcattcctcacaattTCTACTATAATCCTTTTAGTTCTGCCCCCAGCTTTTTTAGCTCATTCAATcggaatcaaatcactcctctttACAGAGGCATCCCTAAGCCTCCGTTCAACATGATGATATAGTAAGATGGTAAAAAATATCTGGCACCTTCTCCCTAAAATTTCCTTACCATTTCCTGTCTTTCGCATTAGACATGTATGGAATCTCTCTATATTGGACAATGCTATAGTGCAATGCACCCAGATGCCACGATGCTAACAATCTGACATTGGGAACCTCCCGAGGGTTCACCATTCACCATAGCACACTTCCAAGATAAAGTTCTAGTTCACATATGTCAGCATTTTTCACCAAATGTCCCCTAGTTGTTGCCTTCACAGCAGACCTCGAAAAAAAACCTGCACTTGATTTCAGTTGATCAGATTCTCCCAAACAccaataaaagaacaaaaatgcTTTATGTAAATAAAATCGTGTGTAATTGTTCCCTCTTGGTTTTAAATTTCTTTctaactttttcttcttttttctctttttctcagtCAGGTTGGCAAACCAATGTATGGCTATCTATGACTAAAAGAAATTAGCTCTCAAGTACATATATAGAAGTAAAGGCATACATGTACCATCATAATTTAAAACTCCATTCCTAATATCAAAATTACTTCCTCAGCCACTAGAGATTCATGATTGGATGATgagaaaaattacaaagatAGCACCTGTAGAATGCAGAAACCAGAGTTTCCAAGATATATCAGAGAATAAACAGGAATTAAGCATGAACTACTCCATATGCATGCTTGGAACCCCCAATTATGGGAAAGGGGAGATCAAGAGGAAAGACAAGTGCCTACCTGCTTCTGAGGAAGGTCTAGAACAGCATCACTGAAGTCAGCACCTTCAATAGTTGCACGAGCAAGATCACTGCGAGTGAGAACAGATCTAACAAGCACAGCATTTGTCAAGTTGGCTTCATTAAGAACCTGGGAAAAAAATGGAGTTaccatatgaaattatgagaaatTGATCAATATGCCGTTTCAGTTTACTGTGAAGCAATACCCAATGATTAAAGGACCAAAAATGGCACTGTACCATACAATCTAGTGCTTCTGAAACCCAAATACTTATGATTGACTGAACTTCTTCATTGTTATTTGTTACTTAGGTGGAATAATTTATTTTACGTAAGTGATGAATCATGCCCATCTTGATAAATGAATTAGAATGTGGACCGATTGCATGAGAATGTTGTGGATCTGGATGCTTCAGTTTAACTAGATTTACCATGCGATCCATCAATGTGTCGCTCAAATCCGCACCTAGAAATATgagaacagaaatagaaatagaaaaattaagTGCTGTGTCATAAGGGATAAGAAATAAATAGGGAGACAGAGAACTATTTATCATAAATGGCTGCTGGAGGGAACAGTATTCGCCAAAAAAACAAGTCAAGAAAATGCATCGATTAATTCTAAATCTGCATACACGATACATCAAAATTTCAGATGCAACATAGAATCCATTAGGTATTGTGCCAAGGGGCTaaggaaaaatagaaggaaagacaCATAAGAACGCAACCAATTGGAAAATGAGCTTCAAACGTATGCAAACTAAAATATACTTCATAAGGTGGAACATTTGATtgtttttaaaatatattttttcattttacatcATGACAACTAAAATTTACAGGTGCAGCACCCAAAAAAAGTGAATAAtgtgaaaattttcttcttccaggTGCTGTAAAGGCAGTAAAAACCGAGGTAATGCAATATGAAAATCCAGATTAAGGATCTCAGATGCAAACAAGCCTAATAATCAAATTTGGGGTCAGACTTGAGATAAAGGAAGCAACTGCATTGTGAAGGGAAGAAATAAGATCAATGGGAGGGGGAGAAATAAGATGAGATTGATCTTCttgggaggaagaaagaaaacatgtagaagagaggagaagagaagaaatcaggttTGGGACACCAAACCCGTATGCACTGCTGAACAACACCAAAACTCATAAAACAAAACTCATATTCTTTACTCAAATCATTTTTAAATGATGGAGGatatattacatatataaagaccatctaaaattcctaaattgactCATGAAAGAACTCCTAATTACTCTCATactcaataaagtaaataaactcaaaacaaaacTCTATCTAGCTATACGTATCGTatcctaatctaactcaaacaCTCAATTTAACTACTAATCTTGTGCATTAACTTTATCCCCAGTTCttgggcttataaattaggccTATTGTAATGaaacccaaaacaataaaaggcCAAAACCACAATATAACTACCCAAAGGTCAATTTCATCCCACCAGACATAAGTACCTTATGAGTCTCCCAAGCTTGCGAATACGCCTCCAGACGGGATTAATGTCTAATGCAACTGCACCAGTAGGCTTTTGCAAAGAACTGCTACAATCTCAAGAAGGGATCAACTAACAGATTCCATTTCCAAAATTCCATCCTAGAAGGTTATTCAACCATGATACTAGAGATTCCAAGATGAGCCTTCAATTATCTGAAGCAACTATgatttcttattttaaaaagCTAAGCATCGATATGGTGCATATCACCTATGTATCAAAGAGGTAATGAAAAGAAATCCATGATTTATTCTTCTTTCCTGCATATGGAAACATATTGATTTGTTTACTTGTTTGTACCTGAACTATGGAACCATATTGATTTGTGTATTTGTTTGTACCTATATGGATGTGGCATGGAACTATTTCAAATTCCCATTTGAATTTCAATGTATAGACATTTTAATCCCTTGATAAGCATAATATATTGTGACTTCTAAGCAATACTTCCAAAATGGCAAATGCTAAGATGAGCTGTAACGCTTTCTACTTGCCAAAAAGGTGATACAATTTTTACAGCATAAGACAccacaccatttaaaaaaaaaaaaaaaaacagagagggTAAATAAGATTATGGTTCTGTAAAAACCTCAAGCCCCACAATATGGAGGCTTAGTTTTTTGCCTAATGAGAATGcctgaatgaaaagaaaaagataatggTGCATATACCACTGCACTTTGTTTCACCAATGACTTAATTTGTAAGGCATATGCCCCACTGCATGATACAGATCCTTGATGCAACTTGGGGCCTTTTAGAACACATGAGATGTTTTAAAACCACTGGTTTTAGGTCTTAACCATATCCTTATATCATTTAGGGTTCTCAAGATGAGGTAGCAATAGAATTTTTATTAGAATGTATGCAATTAGTACCATGGGCAAGCAAAGCCAAAAGGTCTTACTCTGTCCAATTCTatgaggggggagggaaggtgTGAACCAGGAGACTTGAACTAAAGACCTCCTGGTAGGACGGGCTATAATGCTTCACACTCTACCAAGTGAGAGGCACTTATATCAACACTTAAACACACAAAGGATGCTCTAagcctgaaaaaaaaattgtctgcaCAAAAGCAATGGCAATAGTTTATCTTTCATTTGATTAACAGAACGAACTATACCCTATTCTGAAATAGATATTATCACACATAAGCCAATAAATTAACCTGTGAAGTTCGCCTTATATGCAACGGCTTTCTCAAGATAAGCACCATTGAATGTTGAACCACTGAAGTCAGATTCCCTCATATCAGCTGATGTGAAGTTGGCACGTCTGTAAAAACCAATTCAATTGAGTACCTGAACTGCTGTATTAGTTAAAGCATTGAATAGCTATATCAGCAGGTAATACCCTACTCTGCTTGCACATTCCAAAAATGCTCAGTTCTAGTAAAACAAATCTCTAAACATAAATTGGAAGAGTCTCAGAACGTGTAAACGGAACCAGAATCAAAAGTGTCACCTGAAGTTCTCGTTCATGTGAACTGCTTTCCTGAACAAGAAACAGAGCAAttaaaaaaactgtttgaagaagggggaggggaggacaGTAATTTGACAAAATCTGGAAATGTTTCACGAGAAGTGGACTTGAGATCAGCAGAACCGAATTGAGCAGCAGATCCGATCCCAAATTCCCCACGCACATCCGCTTCGAACTTGTTGAGATCGGCAAGAGCGGGCATCGCCGGGCTGAAATTTATAACAGCGGCTACCAATGCAGTTGAAAGCAGTGCCTTCCACTTCTTCGGTTCTGTGTGGTGAATTGTGTATTGTAATTGAACTCTAAACCGTTTCAGAACAAACACAAGCAGGCAAGTGTTAGGACAGAACTCACCAGTAAAACTAGAATCACAGTGACTTTCCGGCGACGCATGACAGGCAACGAGACAGGGCCTCGACCGAGTTCGTTGAGGATTTCGAGCCCCAGAAGAAGATGACGATGAGGTTTTTGGGGTTCTAAGATAGAGGGAAGAGACGGAAACGAGTGCCATCGGGAAGCACAACATGGTAAGAAAGTAGAAATGGAGGAAAGAGAACTGTCGTCGTcggagagaaaaaagaattacCGAATCTAAGTACTCCTGCCACAGGATTTTCCTTTCATCCACATCTTCTCTCTCCAAAGGATTGGCCAGCGTCTGCAATCGTGTAGTCCTATTTTAAGCACACGTGGATTTTCTTGACGGAAGATACTCAGAAAAATAGTATAAAAACACGAGGTGGGGGGGAAGAAGAGAGTTGAGAACGATATTGTTTGATCATACCAGAATAAAAAATGgtactgaaattgaaattgaaaaaatggtATTCAAACTACTAAAGTTGGTTGCAGCGTTAGTGGTGGTTGTAAAAACAGTTACACTGTGGAGAGCTAGCCAAATACCAGCGGGGTACGAATCGTTGTTGCAGATAAGGTTTGAGTGTTTTTGCAAGAAAGACAGAATATTATTTCCTAAAGTACCCTCTCAAATAAGATTGCTGTAGACTTGTAATGACTTAGAATGACGCTGATGCTGCTTTAGTGCAAGAAAGAATCAAAGTTTTATTACTGCTGTCATTGGAGATGATGTTAGTAACATTATTGCAGGTTCTATCTATTGTGATAATTCAACTAATATCTTGCAGTTTGAGGCAAGAGCAATTAGAAATGatatgttttttattattaaaacatGAATTGATCATTTTGTAATCGAATTGGATAGTTTAGAGGTGATCAAAGGGATCAAGGAGAGGAGCCCAATAGTTGAAgtcatttcccttattgaggaTATATTACATGTagctttctctttttcttttatttctttcagaCATATTTGCGATTCAACCAATACAGTAGCTCATTCTATGGCCAATTTTGGATTAAAAATCATTgttgatttatgttttctttcttgCCCAAATTGGCTTGTTAACTCTGTATATTCTGATCTCCTTTAGCCTTTTAATGCAATcatcataccaaaaaaaaaaaaaaagagaagatgagggaagaaacttttttttttttttattattggtaGAATAGATGAAGGGAAGTTGGGTACATATATTTTTAGACCCTTTAAATAATTGACACATCACTAGGTTACTCCAAAGTTATGTTTAATAATCAAGAAAGGAAAATACTATAAGAGACATTAAGATAAAACTCATAATTACATGATAATTTTTATATGTGTCTATCTATCTcttcaaattcattttttttttcttttcttaactcAAATATAGCTAATAATGTAGGCCCTAATCTTCTAAAGACacgaaattttaaaaaaaaataatctcttTTAGATTCTTATACTAACATTTTGAGAATTCTAAAAAAATTTGGCGGACAGCTAATTATATTTTCCAGATGTAAATTTTCAATAAGACCTTACTATTTGTAGACTTCCCTTAAAAGGAAAATCTAGGTATATGTCAATGTGGAACCTATCCTGGACCCCTACTTTGGCATATTCATGGTCCTAAAATTTTGGAAAACTATAACTTCATacatgatggtccaatttttgTAAAATACGTGGTTCAAAAGATTATTTGGAATACTATCTAATGGTATGAGAATTGGGCACCAATTTGGCCGGAAACATGTTTAATAAAGGACCATTTCTAATACAAggtttttaatgaaaaaaaaaatacctgcTTGCAAAGTTCAAACTAATTCCGAAATGATTTCATATCCAGGgtgatttgattatttttttaaaactgtATTTTGAAAATACAAGATATAGAGGGGATTCTACAAGATCCTTATCGTTGTTGTTTAGAAGATCCTCAAGGTAACAAAATATGGTGTCTAcggattcggctcctctccttAGCGGTGATCTCCCAGGTCTTGCCTATAGTTACTTGGGCGATTTCACGTGTCTAGACGATAATCCAATGGTTTTAGATGCCTTGTTTTTTTCGACTTTGGTGGCACCTCATTCTCTATGCCTCTCTCAAAGCATTGGATCATCATTTGAACATGTGACATTCATCCAAGTAGCTATGGACCGACCTAGACGATTAATGCTAAGGAGAGGAGCTGGATCCAGTGTCTATAGTTAAtgttcaataaaataaaaaagtctaCAAACCAATTGagggtccaacccaaaacctaaacgcTTAATAGGTGAAAGTAATTAAATTTAATCGATGTATAATTACACCTCTATAATTCCCAACATCTCAATTAGTCATGCTAGACAAGTATCTTTTATGCCTTGAGAGATGAATTAGAAAGACTCATAATGTAGCTACGTATGTAGTGGCTTATCAACCTAGCATCCTCAGTACTGATGATCTCCTATGCCTAGTGAAATTTTATTCCATTGTATTTCTCCCATCAGAAAGGTTAATTTTTCAAATGATTAATTTGGGCGAGAGATTTTATTTTGCaagattaaaagtttaaaaattGCACCCAAAATAATTTGTTAGATGGTTATGTAATGGACATATAACATTCACATCTTGGCCGTAATTGGCTAGATCTAGTTTGTGTCCTATTTAATTAGGATTGCAACGGGTTGGATTAATCATACCATACTTGACCCACTTACTCAAACCCTGACCAGTCGACCATGTGATACAATGATTAAATTTACTAATTTTTACAATGTAATTAGTTTGTGAAGCCAGCTGTTTTCAAATGCTACACCTTAAC
It encodes the following:
- the LOC122087252 gene encoding thylakoid lumenal protein TL20.3, chloroplastic isoform X2; this encodes MLCFPMALVSVSSLYLRTPKTSSSSSSGARNPQRTRSRPCLVACHASPESHCDSSFTEPKKWKALLSTALVAAVINFSPAMPALADLNKFEADVRGEFGIGSAAQFVHMNENFRRANFTSADMRESDFSGSTFNGAYLEKAVAYKANFTGADLSDTLMDRMVLNEANLTNAVLVRSVLTRSDLARATIEGADFSDAVLDLPQKQALCKYASGTNPITGVSTRVSLGCGNSRRSAYGTPSSPLLSAPPPKLLDRDGFCDSGTGLCDAK
- the LOC122087252 gene encoding thylakoid lumenal protein TL20.3, chloroplastic isoform X1 — its product is MLCFPMALVSVSSLYLRTPKTSSSSSSGARNPQRTRSRPCLVACHASPESHCDSSFTEPKKWKALLSTALVAAVINFSPAMPALADLNKFEADVRGEFGIGSAAQFGSADLKKAVHMNENFRRANFTSADMRESDFSGSTFNGAYLEKAVAYKANFTGADLSDTLMDRMVLNEANLTNAVLVRSVLTRSDLARATIEGADFSDAVLDLPQKQALCKYASGTNPITGVSTRVSLGCGNSRRSAYGTPSSPLLSAPPPKLLDRDGFCDSGTGLCDAK